Within the Gracilinema caldarium DSM 7334 genome, the region TTTATGAAGATCCTTAATGTCGTTATTATTGCTGTTTTTATTATATCCTGTGAAAATCTTACAGGTAGTCCCCATAATACTAGTAATGAGACTATTGGAGAGTCTAATGGGAGCGAAGGAGTAATATCAGAGGTTTTATTTCCCCGTTCAAATGCTACAAGTGTGAATGTGGACACATATTTTTGGGTAACCTTTGATTCAACTCCAGTAATTGGATCGAGTGGTATTATTGGTATATATGATGCTGATGATGATAGTCTAGTTGATTCTATAAATCTCGAAGATAAACCGGTTACCAATGCTACAGAATTTCAAAAGCTTACTCTGATGACAGCGCCTAGTACTATTAATATAATTGGCAATACGCCAGGGCGTGATGAGGTTTATCCCAATCAGGTTCGGATTGTAAATTACTATCCCATTATTATCGATGGAAAAAAGGTCAAAATAATACCACATAATAACAAACTGAAATATGGTAAAACTTACTATATTCGTATAGATAATGGAACCTTTAATGGTACTATCGGTGGAAAAATGTTTACCGGTATTACCAATAAAGAAACTTGGCGTTTTTCTACAAAACAGATGCCTACAGTAACTGGAAATACTATTTATGTAAGTGCTGATGGAAAAAAGGATTTTACAACTCTTCAAGGTGCTCTGGATTATATTCCTGTTAATAACACAACCCCCTATACTGTTTATGTTGCCGCTGGTGTTTACGAAGAACTACTTTTTTTAAGAAATAAATCCAATATCAGTGTCATTGGAGATGATCGAAATAGTACTATTATTCAGTATGATAACTATGATTCATTTAATAATGGAACTGGCAGTGGTACTAATGCAGATTCGACAACTGGTTTATCTTTGAACCAAGTCTTTGCACGAGGTGGGCGAGCAATTTTACTTATTTCTGGAGGAGATTCAATAAATTTTGAGAATCTATGGTTTAAGAGTATTCATGCCCAGGGTAGTGCTTCAGCGAATCAAGCAGAAACTATTTATTTTAATAGTAATGGTCGTTTTGTGGCAAAACATTGTAGTTTCACTGGTTATCAAGATACCATCCAAGTAAAAGGTTTTAGCTGGTTTTATGATTGTTTAATTTCTGGGGATGTGGATTTTATTTGGGGTGCAAATAACACAGCGCTTTTTGAAAATTGTGAGATTCGTTCTCGGTATAATAACAATGGAGGCTATATTGTTCAGGCTCGATCCATAGCAGGATATGCTGGTTTCGTCTTCTTAAATTGCAAATTAACTCGAGAATCTGATCTTCCTGATGCTTCAGTGTATCTTGCCCGGTCATATACCACATCAGGTTCAAATTCATCTTATTACGACAATGTGGCTTTTATTAGTTGTATGATAGATAGTCATATAAAACCAATTGGCTTTTTATTACCTACAA harbors:
- a CDS encoding pectinesterase family protein; amino-acid sequence: MKEHLFMKILNVVIIAVFIISCENLTGSPHNTSNETIGESNGSEGVISEVLFPRSNATSVNVDTYFWVTFDSTPVIGSSGIIGIYDADDDSLVDSINLEDKPVTNATEFQKLTLMTAPSTINIIGNTPGRDEVYPNQVRIVNYYPIIIDGKKVKIIPHNNKLKYGKTYYIRIDNGTFNGTIGGKMFTGITNKETWRFSTKQMPTVTGNTIYVSADGKKDFTTLQGALDYIPVNNTTPYTVYVAAGVYEELLFLRNKSNISVIGDDRNSTIIQYDNYDSFNNGTGSGTNADSTTGLSLNQVFARGGRAILLISGGDSINFENLWFKSIHAQGSASANQAETIYFNSNGRFVAKHCSFTGYQDTIQVKGFSWFYDCLISGDVDFIWGANNTALFENCEIRSRYNNNGGYIVQARSIAGYAGFVFLNCKLTRESDLPDASVYLARSYTTSGSNSSYYDNVAFISCMIDSHIKPIGFLLPTTVVDTNPSKSSSVAGWREYGSYNSSGTLNLANRGATNGTTEVTGPVYSDQPASHGTYVLSDEEVKALYTNRSTILSGATYGSFSYSGFSSGWVPIP